The following are encoded together in the Malaya genurostris strain Urasoe2022 chromosome 3, Malgen_1.1, whole genome shotgun sequence genome:
- the LOC131438305 gene encoding uncharacterized protein LOC131438305, with protein sequence MDSSVATFQILADIRQLGCNNESLCAAAYRLYLYLCEERYLWDVQYHYSKQLDVIYLTARRHKDYPKTDVYIPVPSFSALSMIDIERYQAELAIPGTDNHRCIVLAFCDPSSSVLLYRMTDTMMSLADKPMSKNKLIKQKEEAQCSSKPD encoded by the exons ATGGATTCCTCTGTAGCAACCTTCCAAATC TTAGCCGATATACGTCAACTCGGATGCAACAACGAAAGCCTGTGTGCAGCGGCCTATCGGCTTTATCTATACTTATGTGAAG AACGCTATCTGTGGGACGTTCAGTACCATTACTCAAAACAGCTGGACGTAATCTATCTGACAGCACGTAGACACAAGGACTACCCTAAAACGGATGTCTACATTCCGGTGCCTTCTTTTTCGGCCCTTTCTATGATTGACATAGAGAGATATCAAGCGGAGTTGGCAATTCCAGGTACGGACAACCACCGATGCATTGTACTGGCCTTCTGCGATCCCAGTTCATCGGTGTTACTGTATCGGATGACCGATACCATGATGTCCCTAGCCGATAAACCAATGTCCAAGAATAAGTTGATCAAACAAAAAGAAGAGGCACAATGTAGTAGTAAACCTGattga